One segment of Curtobacterium poinsettiae DNA contains the following:
- a CDS encoding ABC transporter substrate-binding protein: MKTRRLQVRTLVGAVAVVALAALSLQGCAVVNGSGDDPNTLRVMMGADTTYPEERKQWQRETAAEFERTTGADIQWETYSSAQEELTAIQTSVISGQGPDVYAIGTTFTPTAYATGAFVEMGTKEWDAIGGKDQFDPASFGISGPSPSKQIGIPFASRPFVMAVNKDLLAEAGITDMPTTWDELTADAKATTGDGRHGMAIAYADGFDPWKFVWGMAQNAGNTIVDGSKAEIDSEVVENAYRTYFDWVTKDGVVDPAAIGWNNAQALAQFTEGKAAFFPMTTTTAINSFQDTKVDGKYEFALLPTVPPGASERPSGGIEAASILSGDNWVVADYGTKQELSFAFVKQLSAPKAQLEYYDLFGNLPTNASAAADLAADNPQLKPIIDAGRLSKPTAFTGAWSDIQLALVDVVVQSIPSLKSGEVTDDQLRKRLQDAQQDAQATLDRQKNGGL; encoded by the coding sequence GTGAAGACGCGAAGACTGCAAGTCCGCACCCTCGTCGGTGCCGTCGCCGTGGTCGCCCTCGCCGCACTGTCCCTGCAGGGATGTGCCGTGGTGAACGGCAGCGGCGACGACCCGAACACCCTCCGCGTGATGATGGGCGCGGACACCACCTACCCCGAGGAACGCAAGCAGTGGCAGCGGGAGACCGCCGCCGAGTTCGAGCGCACGACCGGTGCCGACATCCAGTGGGAGACCTACTCGTCCGCGCAGGAGGAGTTGACCGCGATCCAGACGAGTGTCATCTCCGGGCAGGGCCCCGACGTCTACGCGATCGGCACCACCTTCACCCCGACCGCGTACGCCACCGGGGCCTTCGTCGAGATGGGCACGAAGGAGTGGGACGCGATCGGCGGCAAGGACCAGTTCGACCCCGCGTCGTTCGGCATCTCCGGTCCGAGTCCGTCGAAGCAGATCGGGATCCCGTTCGCCAGCCGTCCGTTCGTGATGGCGGTGAACAAGGACCTGCTCGCCGAGGCGGGGATCACCGACATGCCCACGACGTGGGACGAGCTCACCGCCGACGCGAAGGCCACCACGGGTGACGGACGCCACGGCATGGCGATCGCCTACGCCGACGGCTTCGACCCCTGGAAGTTCGTCTGGGGGATGGCCCAGAACGCCGGCAACACGATCGTCGACGGCTCGAAGGCCGAGATCGACAGCGAGGTCGTCGAGAACGCCTACCGCACCTACTTCGACTGGGTGACGAAGGACGGTGTCGTCGACCCGGCCGCGATCGGCTGGAACAACGCCCAGGCCCTCGCGCAGTTCACCGAGGGCAAGGCGGCGTTCTTCCCGATGACGACCACCACCGCCATCAACTCGTTCCAGGACACCAAGGTCGACGGCAAGTACGAGTTCGCACTGCTGCCCACCGTCCCGCCGGGGGCGTCCGAGCGGCCGTCCGGCGGCATCGAGGCCGCCAGCATCCTGTCCGGCGACAACTGGGTCGTCGCCGACTACGGCACCAAGCAGGAGCTGTCGTTCGCGTTCGTCAAGCAGCTCAGCGCCCCGAAGGCCCAGCTCGAGTACTACGACCTGTTCGGCAACCTGCCGACGAACGCCTCGGCCGCCGCCGACCTGGCGGCCGACAACCCGCAGCTCAAACCGATCATCGACGCCGGCCGCCTGTCCAAGCCGACCGCGTTCACCGGCGCCTGGTCCGACATCCAGCTCGCCCTGGTCGACGTCGTCGTGCAGTCGATCCCGTCGCTGAAGTCCGGCGAGGTCACCGACGACCAGCTCCGCAAGCGACTGCAGGACGCCCAGCAGGACGCCCAGGCCACCCTCGACCGTCAGAAGAACGGAGGTCTGTGA
- a CDS encoding gluconokinase: MSELAVHPPVLVMGVSGSGKSTIGQAFTDALVAQGEPCVFVDADDLHPVANKEKMRQGIPLTDDDRWPWLDACAQRIAAVESDGSRCVMANSALKRAYRDRLRESAPGLVIAFLDGSRDLIAERQSHRQHEYMPTTLLDSQFATLERPQPDEAAVAVPIDGSVDDTVREILAALAVTTG; this comes from the coding sequence ATGAGCGAGCTCGCTGTCCACCCGCCCGTCCTCGTGATGGGCGTCTCCGGCTCCGGCAAGTCCACCATCGGCCAGGCGTTCACCGACGCCCTGGTCGCGCAGGGCGAACCGTGCGTCTTCGTCGACGCCGACGACCTGCACCCGGTCGCCAACAAGGAGAAGATGCGGCAGGGCATCCCGCTCACCGACGATGACCGCTGGCCGTGGCTCGACGCCTGCGCCCAGCGGATCGCGGCGGTCGAATCGGACGGCTCCCGGTGCGTGATGGCGAACTCGGCGCTCAAGCGCGCCTACCGGGACCGTCTGCGCGAGTCCGCGCCGGGTCTCGTCATCGCCTTCCTCGACGGGTCGCGCGACCTGATCGCCGAACGGCAGTCCCACCGCCAGCACGAGTACATGCCGACGACGCTGCTCGACTCGCAGTTCGCGACCCTCGAGCGGCCGCAGCCCGACGAAGCCGCCGTCGCGGTGCCGATCGACGGATCGGTCGACGACACGGTGCGGGAGATCCTCGCCGCGCTCGCGGTCACCACCGGCTGA
- the uxaC gene encoding glucuronate isomerase — translation MTRTSTPTRLAPHPDRLFPADPGARAVARTVYEAVKDAPIISPHGHVDAALIASDQPFSDPASLLITPDHYVLRLLHANGVDLAALGRADVSGTTPVPPGRAVWRQLAEHWDDFLGTPVRYWFETELHDVFGLDQAPSAANADDQYDHIAGLLASPAFRPRALFDAFGIEVLATTDGPADDLAAHAQLAADPGFTGRVLPTFRADAVFDPTRSDWRPVVASIGEAAGIDTGTHAGLLAALRARRHHFIEHGATATDTGVLDAGSAPLPPSERERIHAAALRDASSVTEAEAAAYRHDMLYRWAEMSVEDGLVMQLHPGVIRNHHTPTLERFGPDTGHDLPAVGSFTEPLRPLLESFGTAPGFHLVLFTVDETVFSREIGPLAGFYPAVYAGAPWWFIDTPAAIERYRAAVTDSASFTKTSGFIDDTRAYCSIPARHDMARRADAAYLASLVVTHQVSEEDAVRTARRIVSDIPKATFKL, via the coding sequence ATGACCCGCACCAGCACCCCCACCCGGCTCGCACCGCACCCCGACCGGCTGTTCCCCGCCGACCCCGGAGCGCGAGCCGTGGCACGCACCGTGTACGAGGCGGTCAAGGACGCCCCGATCATCTCGCCGCACGGGCACGTCGACGCGGCGCTGATCGCCTCGGACCAGCCGTTCAGCGACCCCGCGTCGCTGCTCATCACCCCCGACCACTACGTGCTCCGCCTGCTGCACGCGAACGGGGTGGACCTGGCCGCCCTGGGACGCGCCGACGTGTCGGGAACCACCCCCGTTCCTCCAGGCCGCGCCGTCTGGCGGCAGCTGGCGGAGCACTGGGACGACTTCCTCGGAACCCCCGTGCGCTACTGGTTCGAGACGGAGCTGCACGACGTGTTCGGGCTCGATCAGGCGCCGTCCGCCGCGAACGCGGACGACCAGTACGACCACATCGCCGGCCTGCTGGCCTCCCCCGCGTTCCGGCCACGCGCGCTCTTCGACGCCTTCGGCATCGAGGTCCTCGCCACCACGGACGGCCCGGCGGACGACCTCGCTGCGCACGCGCAGCTCGCGGCGGACCCCGGCTTCACCGGCCGCGTGCTCCCCACCTTCCGCGCGGACGCCGTGTTCGACCCGACGCGGTCGGACTGGAGGCCCGTGGTCGCGTCGATCGGCGAAGCCGCCGGCATCGACACGGGCACCCACGCAGGGCTGCTGGCGGCGCTCCGCGCACGTCGCCACCACTTCATCGAGCACGGCGCGACCGCCACGGACACCGGGGTGCTCGACGCGGGCTCCGCTCCCCTGCCGCCGAGCGAGCGGGAACGCATCCACGCGGCGGCACTGCGCGATGCGTCGTCGGTCACCGAGGCCGAGGCCGCGGCGTACCGGCACGACATGCTCTACCGCTGGGCGGAGATGAGTGTCGAGGACGGCCTCGTCATGCAGCTGCACCCCGGGGTGATCCGGAACCACCACACCCCGACGCTCGAGCGCTTCGGGCCGGACACCGGGCACGACCTGCCGGCCGTCGGGTCCTTCACCGAGCCGCTCCGGCCGCTGCTCGAGTCCTTCGGCACCGCTCCGGGCTTCCACCTCGTGCTGTTCACCGTCGACGAGACCGTCTTCTCGCGCGAGATCGGGCCGCTCGCGGGCTTCTACCCCGCCGTGTACGCGGGCGCGCCGTGGTGGTTCATCGACACCCCGGCGGCCATCGAGCGCTACCGGGCGGCCGTCACCGACTCGGCGTCGTTCACCAAGACCTCCGGGTTCATCGACGACACCCGCGCGTACTGCTCCATCCCCGCGCGGCACGACATGGCGCGGCGGGCGGACGCGGCGTACCTGGCGTCGCTCGTGGTCACGCACCAGGTCTCCGAGGAGGACGCCGTCCGCACCGCCCGGCGCATCGTGTCCGACATCCCGAAGGCGACGTTCAAGCTCTGA
- a CDS encoding LacI family DNA-binding transcriptional regulator translates to MKDLSTDGGGRTGGATGAARRVTIRDIADATGVAASTVSRALCLPDRVNAVTQERIQRAARELGYVANSQARALTSGRTRAVAVLVSDITNPFYFDVIRGTQHQLAGAGWTQLLVDTEESADAEMAALTAVGAKADGVVLTASRLSDAQIARFAERIPLVVVNRRPTGVPSVLIDTPGGVEQAVQHLVSLGHREILYVAGPDSSWSNERRWRALVQVAKRLGIRVARVGPHAPFVDSGAAAADAAVHAGATACIAFNDLIAIGMLARLRERGVRVPEDMSIVGCDDIFGADFCNPPLTTMTSPIERAGRVAIRMLLGRLGALPADELPGEHMSGAVALPTHLTVRESTGPAARAGTG, encoded by the coding sequence GTGAAGGACCTCTCGACGGACGGCGGCGGGCGCACGGGCGGTGCCACGGGCGCTGCGCGTCGCGTCACCATCCGCGACATCGCCGACGCCACCGGGGTCGCTGCGTCCACCGTCTCCCGCGCCCTGTGCCTGCCCGACCGGGTCAACGCCGTCACCCAGGAGCGCATCCAGCGGGCGGCCCGCGAGCTCGGCTACGTCGCCAACTCACAGGCCCGGGCACTGACCTCAGGCCGTACCCGCGCCGTCGCGGTGCTCGTGTCCGACATCACGAACCCGTTCTACTTCGACGTCATCCGCGGCACCCAGCACCAGCTCGCCGGGGCCGGTTGGACGCAGCTGCTCGTCGACACCGAGGAGTCCGCCGACGCCGAGATGGCCGCGCTCACCGCCGTGGGGGCCAAGGCCGACGGGGTCGTGCTCACGGCGTCACGACTGTCGGACGCGCAGATCGCGCGGTTCGCCGAGCGGATCCCCCTGGTCGTGGTGAACCGTCGGCCCACCGGCGTGCCGTCGGTGCTCATCGACACCCCCGGCGGAGTGGAGCAGGCGGTGCAGCACCTGGTGTCGCTCGGACACCGGGAGATCCTGTACGTCGCCGGGCCGGACAGCTCGTGGTCGAACGAGCGTCGGTGGCGCGCGCTCGTGCAGGTCGCCAAGCGCCTGGGGATCCGCGTCGCCCGGGTCGGACCGCACGCCCCCTTCGTCGACTCCGGTGCCGCGGCCGCCGACGCCGCCGTGCACGCCGGTGCGACCGCGTGCATCGCCTTCAACGACCTGATCGCCATCGGGATGCTCGCCCGGCTGCGGGAGCGCGGGGTCCGCGTCCCCGAGGACATGAGCATCGTCGGTTGCGACGACATCTTCGGTGCCGACTTCTGCAACCCGCCGCTCACCACGATGACCTCGCCGATCGAGCGGGCCGGCCGGGTGGCGATCCGGATGCTGCTCGGACGGCTCGGTGCCCTGCCCGCCGACGAACTGCCCGGGGAGCACATGTCCGGCGCCGTCGCCCTGCCCACCCACCTGACCGTGCGGGAGTCGACCGGGCCGGCGGCCCGCGCCGGCACCGGCTGA
- a CDS encoding class I SAM-dependent methyltransferase produces the protein MTERVTAAYSARADEYAALLGSMDAVHPDDRSLVDDWAAGRSGPLVDAGCGPGHWTAHLARQGHRVSGIDAVPEFVEHARRTHRPSVEFRVGSLDALPLADGSVDGVLAWYSVIHHEPSRIGEPLAEFRRVLTPVGGLLLGFFEGDAVEVFDHAVVSAYRWPVASLVTVLDEAGFDVVDVHTRTDPGHRPHGAISAVRR, from the coding sequence ATGACGGAGCGGGTGACGGCGGCGTACAGCGCTCGAGCCGACGAGTACGCGGCACTGCTCGGGTCGATGGACGCCGTCCACCCCGACGACCGATCCCTCGTCGACGACTGGGCAGCCGGTCGCAGCGGTCCCCTGGTCGACGCCGGGTGCGGCCCCGGTCACTGGACGGCGCACCTCGCACGGCAGGGGCACCGTGTCAGCGGTATCGACGCGGTGCCGGAGTTCGTCGAGCACGCACGTCGGACGCACCGCCCCTCGGTCGAGTTCCGGGTCGGGTCGCTCGACGCGCTCCCGCTCGCGGACGGCAGCGTCGACGGGGTCCTGGCCTGGTACTCGGTGATCCACCACGAACCGTCGCGGATCGGTGAGCCGCTCGCCGAGTTCCGCCGGGTGCTCACCCCCGTCGGTGGGCTGCTGCTCGGGTTCTTCGAGGGCGACGCGGTCGAAGTCTTCGACCACGCGGTCGTCAGCGCGTACCGCTGGCCGGTCGCGTCCCTGGTGACGGTGCTGGACGAAGCGGGCTTCGACGTCGTGGACGTCCACACCCGCACGGACCCGGGGCACCGGCCGCACGGGGCGATCAGTGCGGTGCGCCGCTGA
- a CDS encoding carbohydrate ABC transporter permease yields the protein MTSTQTRPRTDAAPPRPVRPVGGTPLYKRERPLWMLVPGGVLMLAVIVVPLLVGFWIAMLDLDQYTLRQWFSAPFVGFANFTEAFTNSPLLHSIWISVSLSVLVTAVTVPIGVAAAISTQNRFPGRGLVRSIYLIPYVLPAFVVGTFFRTMLQPQGVVNSILHTDVLWLNGSASYWALAGVMIWTSWPFVYLLSLAGLQAVDNEVHEAAALDGVTWWARLRYIIFPYLRGPLSLAVIIAILHNINNFTLPFVLFGIPLPSSVEVMPVLTYIASFQSFRFGLSAAMAICSLVIVAIPLFVYLRAVKLDTGDDAGPSRKQRRADRATLAAAPTAADIDGARA from the coding sequence ATGACCAGCACGCAGACCAGGCCCCGCACCGACGCGGCGCCGCCCCGGCCCGTCCGCCCGGTCGGCGGGACGCCCCTCTACAAGCGCGAGCGTCCGCTCTGGATGCTCGTCCCCGGCGGGGTCCTCATGCTCGCCGTCATCGTGGTGCCGCTCCTGGTGGGCTTCTGGATCGCGATGCTCGACCTCGACCAGTACACGCTCCGCCAGTGGTTCAGCGCCCCGTTCGTCGGGTTCGCGAACTTCACCGAGGCCTTCACGAACTCGCCCCTGCTCCACTCGATCTGGATCTCGGTGTCGCTGTCGGTGCTGGTCACCGCGGTCACCGTGCCGATCGGGGTCGCTGCGGCGATCTCCACGCAGAACCGGTTCCCGGGGCGCGGCCTCGTCCGGTCGATCTACCTGATCCCCTACGTGCTGCCCGCGTTCGTCGTCGGCACCTTCTTCCGCACGATGCTCCAGCCGCAGGGCGTCGTGAACTCGATCCTGCACACCGACGTGCTGTGGCTGAACGGCTCGGCGTCGTACTGGGCGCTCGCCGGCGTGATGATCTGGACGAGCTGGCCGTTCGTCTACCTGCTGTCCCTTGCCGGGCTGCAGGCCGTGGACAACGAGGTGCACGAGGCCGCCGCGCTCGACGGGGTGACCTGGTGGGCGAGGCTCCGCTACATCATCTTCCCGTACCTGCGCGGACCCCTCAGCCTCGCCGTGATCATCGCGATCCTGCACAACATCAACAACTTCACGCTGCCGTTCGTGCTGTTCGGCATCCCGCTGCCGTCCAGCGTCGAGGTGATGCCCGTCCTGACGTACATCGCGAGCTTCCAGTCGTTCCGCTTCGGTCTGTCCGCAGCGATGGCGATCTGCTCGCTCGTGATCGTCGCGATCCCGCTGTTCGTCTACCTGCGAGCCGTCAAGCTCGACACCGGTGACGACGCCGGGCCCAGCCGGAAGCAGCGTCGCGCCGACCGCGCCACGCTCGCAGCCGCCCCGACCGCCGCCGACATCGACGGAGCACGCGCATGA